One Thermoanaerobaculum aquaticum genomic window, GCCGCCGAAACGGCAAAACCGGCCTCTCCTGCGGCACCGCGCTTCGATCGCGCCGAGTCCCGGCGGCTCAACAACCTGGCTTCCAGCCTGGCGGCAGCCGGCAACCGCTCCCAAGCGGAGCAGGTGTTCCGCCAGGCCATTGCCGCCGATCCCACCTACGCCGCCCCCCACTACAACCTCGCCACCTTCCTCCGCAAGGAGGGGCGCTTCGATGAAGCGGATGCCGAGTTCTGGCGGGCCGTGGACACCGGCATTGCCGATCCGGAAATGACCATCGTGCGCTCGGCCCTGGATTACCGGGAACGCGGGCAAACCCAACGGGCAGCGCAGATGTTCTCCGAGGGGCTCAAGCGCTTTCCAAGGAGCGTGCCGCTGCTTTTGAACGCCGGGGTATTTTTTGGCGAACAGGGCCAGCTCAAGCTTGCCCGGGACCTCCTCACCAAAGCCGTGGAGCTCGCTCCAGACAACCCCAAGGCCCACCGCAACCTGGCGGTGGCGTTGGAAGCCCTGGGTGACACCGCGGGAGCTCTCAAACACCTGGAGATCGTGCTGCAACTGGACCCGGGGGACCGGGCCGCCCAGGCAGAGCTTTCCCGCCTCCGACGGTCGCCCGGCGTACAATAGCGCCGTGGCGGAGCTGGTTTGGGAAGAAGCGGGTGGCGGGCGCAAGGTGACCCTAGAGGAAGGCCCGGTGGGGATTGGCCGGGCTGCCGACAACGTGGTCACCCTCAAGGATTTTTCGGTTTCCCGCCACCACGCCCGTTTGGAGCTGCGGGACCGCAAATGGTGGATTGTGGATTTGGGCTCCACCAACGGCGTGAAGGTCAACGGCACCTACGTCCAGGAAGCTGCCCTAGCCCATGGGGACACCATCCACATTGGCAACTTTCAGCTGACCTTCCGGGAGAAAACCGAAGATGTAAGCACCACCGGCACCTTCCTCCGCCCCCTGGCCCAGTTCCGCAAGGACTTCCCGCTGGAGGAGCGGGAAAGCCCCGCTGCGGTGGCAGTCTCCTCCCGCGAGCGCGTGCTGCAAGCGCTGGCGCAGGTGGCGCGCACGCTTTTGGAGGTGGAGGAGCTGGAGCCGGTGCTGGACAAGGTGATGGAGGCGGTGTTTCAGCAGCTCCCCGCCGAGCGGGCTTACATTTTGCTCTTTAACCCTCAAGGGGAGCCGCAGCTGCGCCAGGCCCGCTCCCGCAAGGGCACGAGCCTGCAAGAAGCCCCAATTTCCCAGACCATCCTCGACCTGGTGGTGAAGCAAAAGGTGGCGGTGCTCACCTCCGACGCCCAGGCCGATGAGCGCTTTTCCGCCGGCATGAGCGTGCGGTTGCACTCCATCCGCTCGGCCATGTGCGCGCCCTTGTGGCACCGCGACAACGTGATTGGGGTTTTGTTCGTGGACACCCCGCTGGCCACCGGTTGCTTCACCTCGGAGCATCTGGACCTGCTCACCGCCCTGGCCAACTACGCTGCGGTGGCCATTGAGCGGGCGCAGCTCAACGACTTCATCCGCGAGGAGCGGCGCATCCGCGAGCGGTTGGAGCGCTACCACTCGCCGGCAGTGGTGGAAGCCATCGTGAAGGAGCGTCTTACCGGCGCCGAACGGCACGAAACCCGAGAGGTCACGGTGCTGTTTGCCGACATCGTGGGCTTTACCTCCCGCTGCGCGCACATGGAACCACCGGCGGTGGCGGCTTTCCTAAACGAGTTTTTCTCGCTGGCCTCCGATGCAGTGTTTGCCTTTGGTGGCACCCTGGACAAGTTCATCGGCGATGCGGTGATGGCGTTTTTTGGAGCGCCCTTGCCCCAGCACGATCACGCCGAGCGGGCGGTGCGGGCAGCGCTGGCCATCCAAAAGGCCGTGGAGGAGTGGAACCAAACCCGCAAGGAGAAAGGCTTGGATGAGGTGCAGGTGCGGGTGGCACTGAATTCCGGGCCGGTGGTGGTGGGGGAAATCGGCTCCTCCACCCGCGTGGACTACACGGTTTTGGGCAACACCGTAAACGTGGCCGCCCGCTTGGAGGAGCAGGTGGCGGAAGCGGGGCAGGTGGTGGTGGGGCCAGCTACTTATAAGGCGCTGAAGGACATCTTCCCCTTCGCCCACCTGGGGGACTTCAAGATCCGCGGGCTCACCAAGCCGGTGGCGGCTTACCTCTTGGAACGGGAACGCTGTTCGTGAATCTGGTCTTCGTCACCTCCTCCAGCGAAAAGCACCGGGAGGCCCAGGCCATCCTTGGCCTCCCGCTGGAACGGGTGGGTTTGGATCTCCCCGAATGGCAGGGCTTGGATGTGGAGGTGCTGGCCAAGGCCAAGGCTAAGGAGGCCTTTTCGCGACTGCAAAGGCCGGTGCTGGTGGAGGACACCTCCCTGGAGCTTGCCGCGTTAGGTGGTTTTCCCGGGCCTCTGGTGAAGTGGCTTTTGGCCGCCGCGGGGGCTCAGGCGCTGCCCAAAATCCTGGCGGCTTTTCCCGACAAAACCGCCTTTGCCAAAACCGCTGCGGTGGTTTTTGACGGGCAGAAGCTTATAAGCGCCCTGGGGCTGGTGCGGGGGACCATCGTGAGCGAGCCCCGGGGCAGCAACGGCTTTGGCTGGGATGTGGTGTTTGCTCCCGATGGGGCTTGCGGCAAAACCTACGCCGAGCTTTCCCTGGAGGAAAAAAACCGCATCTCCCACCGCGCCCAGGCCCTGCGGGCCCTGCGCCAAGCCCTACAGGACCAGGGCTGGACCGGTGCTTAAGGGCCGACCCTCGGCCACCGCCTGTGCATCGGCCAGCAAGTGCTGCCACAAGGCTTCGGCTTTGGCTTCCAGCTCCGCCAGCGTTCCCGAGTTATCCACGATGTAGTGGGCCACCTTGCGTTTGGTTTCATCGTCCGCCTGCGCTTCCATGAGGCGACGCACAGCTTCCAGCGAAAGACCGCTGGCGGCGGCCCGCTCCCGCCGCACGGAAAGCGGCGCGGTAACCACCACCAGCCGGTGATAGCTACGAAAGGAGCCGGTTTCCACCAGAAGCGCCGCTTCCACCACCGCCACCAGAGGGCCTTGCGGTCGGTGTTCCAGCTCTTCAAGCCAGCGGGCCATTTCCGCCCGCACCAGGGGGTGCACGATGCGGTTGAGCATGAGCAAGGCCGAAGGGTCGGCGGCCACCAGCTTCTTGAGCTTTTCCCGGTCCACCCCCCCTTGGGCGGTCAAAATGCGCTCCCCAAACGCGCGAACCAGTGGCAAAACCGCGGTCCCCTGGGGGAGGTAAAGCTCCTCCACCACCGCATCGGCATCGCGCACTGCCGCCCCTTTTTGGGCCAAAAACCGCGCCAATGTGCTTTTTCCTGCGCCCAGGCCCCCGGTGAGACCCACCCGCAGCACCTTACCCCCGCCGCAACCGGGCCGCTCGCAGGGTGTTGGCCAAAAGCTGGGCGATGGTCAGCGGCCCCACCCCGCCGGGAACGGGCGTGATTGCCGAAGCCTTTTCCACCACCTCGCTGTACGCCACGTCCCCCACCAGCGTGTAGCCCTTCTTGGAAAGCTCCCCCTGCCGATCCTGGTCGCCGGGGAAAAGACGCGCCACCATCGCCCGGTCCTCCACGCGGTTGACCCCCACATCCACCACCACCGCTCCCGGGCGTACGTGGGCGGCCCCCACCAGCGCCGGTTTTCCGGCGGCCACCACCAAAACCTCCGCTTCCCGGCAAACCGCCGGCAGATCCGCGGTTTTCGAATGGGCAATGGTCACCGTGGCGTTGGCGGCCAAAAGCAGGGCGGCCATGGGCTTGCCCACGATGTCCGAGCGCCCCACCACCACCGCCCTTTTGCCGGAAAGCTCCACCCCGTAAAAGCGCAAGAGCTCCATAATGCCAGCAGGGGTACAGGGCACAAAACGCGGCCGGCCCTGCCACAGAAGCCCCACGTTTTCCGGATGGAAGCCATCCACGTCCTTTTCCGGCGCAATCTCGGAGAGAAAGCGGGCGGTGGGCAGGTGGGGCGGGAGCGGCAGCTGCAGCAAGATGCCGTCCACCTGCGGATTGCGGTTGAGGGCGGCAATGAGCTCGGAAAGCACCTCCGGTGCGGTGTCCGCCGGCAAGTGGTGGGTTTCCGCGGAAAGCCCCAGCTCCTGACAGGCTTTGGCTTTGGCCCGCACGTACACCCCCGAAGCCGGGTCGTTGCCCACCAGGATGGCGTGCAAGCTAGGGACGATCCCCCGCTCCTGCAGCTCTTCGATTTCCCGGCGCAGCCGCTGCCGGATGAGCTCAGCCACCGGTTTTCCTGCCATCACCTGCATGCGTTAGCCTCCCTTTTGAAACACCGAAAGACACGCCACGCGCAAACCCAGGTACCGACGGGCCACTAAAGAAAACCCCGCCTTTTGCGCCAGCCCCGCCAGCTCATCGGCGGTCAGGAAGCTCCGGGAAGAAGCCGGCAGGTAGCGGTAGGCTTCGCCGTCCCCCGAAAGCCAGCTCCCCACCGGCTGAATCACCAAGCACTGCCAGGTACTGTGCAGGCCCCGGAAGACCCGGCCTTCCACCGGGTGAAACTCCAGGATGGCCAAAAGGCCCTGCGCTTTCAAAACCCGGTGTACCGCAAAAAAAGCCGCCCCCGGGTCGGGAAAGTTGCGCCAACCAAAGGCCACGGTCACCGCCGAGAAAACCTCCGAACGGAACGGCAGGGCTTGCACGTCGGCCGCCACCCAAAGTGGGTGGGCGTTTGGGGCTTGCTTTTTTCTAGCCAGCACCAGCATGTCCAGGCAAAAATCCGCCCCCACCGCCTTTCGTGCCGCAAAGCCCAAGGCCACATCGCCGGTGCCACAGGCCAAATCCAGAACCGGCCCAGGGGGTGCCTGGGCTGCCGCCCGCCTCAGGTGCTTCCGCCAGCGCTGATCCTGGCCCAGGGAGAGCAAGCGGTTGAGCAGGTCATAGCGGGCCGCCACCCGGGAAAACATGGCCTTTACCGCCTGGGGATCGGGACCTGGCCTCACGGGCCGGGAAGCTATCACGGAAGCCGCGGTCCCCTCAAGGACCGGCAATGTCGGGGAGCAAGTCGTGCTCCACCACCGCTCGCGATGCGGCCAGCTCCGCAGCGACCGCCTCACGCAGCGGCTGGCAAGCGCTTTTCTCGCGGCCCTGCAGGCTCAGGCGTTCGGCGCACGCTTGGAACGGCTCCACCCACAGGAGCTGGTTGTCCGCCCCGGAACCGTCGGGAAGGGCAGCAAAGCCTTGCCTTCCCGGGATCAAGGCGCGGCCCACAAACCAGGATGGGCGCGGTACACCCAAAAGGTGCAGGAGCGTGGGCGCAATGTCCACCTGCCCTCCCACCTCATCCACCTCACCAGTCAACGAAGCATCAGGGGTGACGATGAAGAAGGGAACCCGCCGAAGGGCCATGAGCTGTTGGGGGCTCCACTGGATACGGAGCAGGTTGGCCAGAGGCGCTTGCAGGGGAAAGCCCGCCTCGTGGTCGCCGTACAGCGCCACCACCGTGCGGTCCGCCAGACCGGCCCTGGCCAGACCCTCAAAAAACGCCGCCAAGGCCCCGTCCACGTAACGCATGGCCTGCAGGTAGTTGGCCAAGGCCGGGTCCCCCAAATCCGGGAGCTTCAAGCTCTTGCGACCCTCGGGGAACTCATCAAAGGGGTGATGCAACCCCAGGGTAATCAAAAAGGCAAAGAAAGGCTGCCGGGCTTCCTTTAGCTTGGGAAGGACCCTTTCCAGGAAAACCCCATCGGCCAGCCCCCAGCCGATGACCTCACCGGGCCCCAGTTCCCGCCTGAAGAACGAGCGCTCAAAGCCGTAGGCGGGGTGCAGCACCGCCCGGTTCCAAAACCCCCGCTCGAAGGCGTGGGCGGAAAGCGTGCTGTAACCCCGGGAGCGGAGAACTTTTGGCAAGGCCATGAAGCGGTTGCCCGCCCGTCGGAAAGCCACCGCCCCTTCCCCCAAGGGGTGCTGGGAGTTCAAGGCAATGAACTCCCCGTCCGAGGAGCGGCCCTGGTTGGTTTGGTCAAAAACCCAGGAAAAGTAAAGGCCGCGCCGCCGCAGGGAGTTCAAGAAGGGCGTAACCTCCTGGCCATTTACCTCCAGCCCCACCACAAAGTTCTGCAGCGACTCCACCTGTAGCAAGACCAGGTTGTAGCCGGAAAAGCGGCCAAAGGCCGGCCCGAAAGCCGGAGTGGTTCTGGCCCGTTGGGCAAAAAAATCGCGAATTTGCTGCTTTTCTTCTCGGGCCAAACCCTCACCCACCGCTTCCTTCCAGGTGCGGGCCGCGTCCAAAAGGTGCAGCCCCCAGACCCCCAGCTCCTGCATCCGCATGGTGTAGGAAAAAACCTGGGCTCCCTGCGTCTCCCTTAGAACCCCGCGCACCGCCGCAAGCACCGGCCATGCCGCCACCCACAAAACCCCGGCCAACGCGGCCTGCCGCAGGAAGCGTGGCCAGAAGGGCCATTGCTCCTGCCAGCGCGGCCAAAACCAAGGGAAAAGCGAGCAAAAGCCCAAGACCGCAAACCAAAGGTCCTGAGGTTTTGCCAGCGACCGGACGCTATCCCACACTTGACCCAGCTGCCCGGCGCCCTGCCACGCCAAAAGCGAGACGATGCTGCCAAAAAACCGCAGGTAAAGGGTATCGGCAAAAGCCAAAACCACAGCCAGAAAGGCCAGCACCGTGGCTGCCCGCGGCCACCACCGGGCCGGCAAAAGGATGAGCGCCAAAGAAAGCAAACACCCCCCCGCCCACAGCATGCCCACCGGCATGGGCGGCCCCNNCACCCGGCCCGCCGCAACCACCACCACCTGTCCCACCACCCACGCAAAAGCTGCAAGCCAAAGCACGGTGCAAACCGGCACCAGCCAGGAAGCCCACCGCCTGCGCTTCCAAACCACCAGGCTCAACAAACCGGTGAAAAGCCCAAGGCCTCCCACCAAGAAGGGGAGGCGGGGCAAGACCCGTACTTGGGCTAAGTGCGCTTGACCCGAAGGCGGGGGATACCAGCACACCTGCTCCCGCACCATGGCCAGCTCCAGGAGGTACACCCCTGGGTCCCGGGGAACCCTGACCCGCAGCAGCACCCGCTGGGTTTCCCCTGGCATCAACGTCCGCCCCAGGTCGGTCCGGTCCCCATCCCAAACCAGGACCTTGCCGCTGAGGTCCCGCCAGTGGTAGGAGAGGTGATCGGAGGTTTGGCCTGACCACGGCTGGTGGCCGGTGTTGGTCACCTCCACTGGGATGGCAAACTGCGCCCCTTCCCACGCCAGCCTGGGCGGCTTAAACGCCTCCACCCGCCATCCGGAAGGGCAAGGCGCTGCCAGAACCAAGCCTGCCCACAGGCCCAGACCGAGGGCAGCCAGCCCCCTCATTGGTCTTCCAGATGCTCCCCCTCCGCGGGGGCAGGTGTGCCTTTGAGCGTGAGCTGCGTTCCCACCCCGTGCTGAAACACCAGCTCACCACCCAGCATGCCGTTGTAGCCCACCGCTGCCGCGGCAGCCAACAGCAAGAGCAACCACACCGCCCGCACCCAGGTGGCCAACCGCTCCATCCGCCAAAGCACGAGCCGTACCACCGCCAGCACGATGAGACCCACCATCACCTTCTCCCCCAGCTCCTCGTGCTGCTCCACCAGTGCCTTGGCCGCTTGGGGGATCACCGCTTCGTCGTGGGCCGCCTCCCCGGAAAGCACCGCCGCCACTGCGGCCAGTGCCGCCAAGACCAAGAGTATGGGAACCACCGGCGAAAGCTGCCGAACCTTCGGGTGCAAGGTGAGGAGCTCAAAAAACAGCGCCAAAAAGCTCAGCGCCACCACAAAATGAACTACCGCCGGATGCAAGGGGTCGGGGAGCCAGGTCATTACAGGCCTCCTTTCACGTTGGCCAGGATTCTAGCAAAGCGAGAAGCACGGTAAGATACCGGCGTGGACGTGCTCATTTTGGTGGTGGCGGCGGGCTGCGCAGTGCTGGGCGGTTTCTGGGGGGTGGTGCGCATGGTTTCCACCGCCGGCGCGCTGGTGGGCGGGGTTTTGGCGGGGAGAGTTGCGGGGCCTCCGCTGGCCACCTGGGCGTTTGGACCCACCGCTTCCCTGGCACCTAAGTTACTGGCTTCCCTTGTAGCCGGTGGCCTGGCCTTTTTCCTGCTGCTGCTGGCCGGAGCCGGGGTTCGCAAGCTTTTGGAACGCGTGCACCTCTCGCTATTGGATCGGCTTCTGGGTGCGGCTCTGGCGGCGGCTCTGGCGCTTTTCCTAAGCGCGGTGCTGCTGGCGCTGGCTTCCGCTGGGGGCTTTCCCGCCCGGGGCCGGGTGAGCGAAACATTAAGCTCGCTGGGAGGGGCGTTTTTGGCCGCTTACAGCCCGCCGGCCAGCAGCACCAAGCCCAACAGCAAGCCCGCCAAACCCACCAGCAGCGGCCAGCACCCCGAAGGCCCCTGAAGCTGGCGATCGAGGGCTTGCTCCAGTTCCCACCGTAGCTTTTCCACCCTGGGATCAGCAGCCGGCAACCCTTGACGCCTCCAGTTCCCCTCAGCATAATACGGTTACCGTCCAGCCACGTCGGGGAGGCATTATGGTGGTGAAGGTGTGTTCGGCCGTTCCCCGAGGTGTGGAGGCTTTGCCGGTTCGCGTGGAAGTGGAAGCCCACCACGGGCTTCCCGGTTTGGTGGTGGTGGGGCTCCCCGATGCCGCGGTGCGGGAGTCCCGGGAGCGGGTAGTTTCCGCCATTCGGCAACTGGGGGCCACCCTTGAGAGCAAATCCCTGGTGGTCAACCTCTCGCCCGCCGAGGAACGAAAAGAAGGCACGCTCTTAGACCTGGCCATTGCCGTGGGGGTGCTGGCCAGCACCGGCTTTGTGCCGTCTAAGGGCATGGGCAATTTATGGCTTCTGGGCGAGCTTTCCTTAGACGGTCAGCTCCGGCCAGTGCGGGGGGTGCTCCCCATCGTGGAAGCTGCCACGAAACACCAAGCCAAGGTGATCCTTCCAGCGGAAAACCTGCCCGAAGCTGCAGTGGTGAAAGGTGCGGAGGTGCTGGGGGTTTCCCACCTCAAGGAAGTGGTGGCCCTCATTCGCGGAGACGGAGCTGGTAGTTGGACCAAGCCGGAGCAAGCTTCCTGGTGGCAGCCGGAGCAAAGCCGGGAGCTGGATTTGGCTGATGTCGCCGGACAAAGCCATGCCAAAAGGGCTTTGGAGGTGGCTGCTGCGGGCGGGCATCACCTCTTCTTCATCGGCCCCCCGGGCTCAGGGAAGACCATGCTGGCCCAAAGGCTTCCGGGAATCCTGCCGCCCCTGTCGGAAGAAGAGGCGCTGGAAACCACCAAGGTTTATTCGGTAGCCCCTTTGGCTCCCCGGCCCCAGGGCTTGCTTTCCGTTCGCCCGTTCCGCAGCCCCCACCACACCATTTCCGCAGCGGGCCTGGTGGGGGGCGGACCCTACCCCCGCCCTGGGGAAGTTTCCCTGGCCCACAACGGCGTGCTCTTCCTGGACGAGCTCACCGAGTTCCGCCGGGACGTCCTGGAGGTGTTGCGGCAACCGCTGGAGTCCGGGTGCGTGGTGATTGCCCGGGCTGCAGGGTCATTGCGCTTCCCCGCCCGGTTTCAGCTGGTGGCCGCCGCCAACCCCTGCCCCTGCGGGTTTTTGGGCGATCCCAAGCGCCTCTGCCGCTGCTCCCCCCAGGCCATCGCCAGGTACCGTTCGCGCCTGTCGGGTCCGCTCCTGGACCGCATTGACCTGCACCTCACCGTGCACCCGGTGCGGTTTTCGGAACTCTTCACCCAGGGGCGGGGCGAAAGCTCCAGAGCGGTCCGGGAGCGGGTGGTGGCCGCCCGGGAAGCGCAAAAGAGAAGGCTTGCGGGAACCGGAAGAACCACCAACGCCCAGCTCACGCCGGAAGAGGTCAAGCGCTTCTGCAGCCCGGATGGGCAAGGCCAGAAGCTCCTGGAAGCCGCCATGGAGCGCCTGGGGCTTTCCGCCCGGGCCATCCATCGGGTGCTGAAGGTGGCCCGCACCATTGCCGATTTGGACGGCTCGGAAAGCGTGAAAGCCGTGCACGTCGCCGAAGCTCTAGCCTACCGGGAGCAAGCCATGCCGGCGTAGAATCGTTCCATGGAGTTCCCGGCGGCCACGGTGGAGCACGCCCTGCAGGCGCCTGAGGTGCTGGGCGTGTACCTCACCTCTGCCGATCGGGGGGGTGGTTGGCGGGGGTTTTTTGGGGAAGCTGCCAGCCGGGTGCCCGCTCCCTTTTGGCTTTACGGCGACGACGAGCGCACCATCGTCACCCTGGGCTTCCCCTTTCAGGTGACCTCCTCGTGGGAGGGGTTTTGTCGGGAGCTGGCCCGACTTTTGGAGCTGGAAGCTCGCTACCGCCTGGCCAGGCTGCAGGGGCAAAGCTTCGACAAGCAACCGCTGGTGAAAAAACGCGAAGAGCTTCTGGCGCAGGCCACCCCGCTTTTGGCCCACGCCCTGGAGCAGGATTTTGGGCGGCTCTTCCCGGAAATCCTGTGGCTGGCCCTTTCCCGCGAAACCGCTTTGCGGTTTTCTGACCTGCGCGGGGAGGTGGTGTCCTGGGC contains:
- a CDS encoding adenylate/guanylate cyclase domain-containing protein, producing the protein MAELVWEEAGGGRKVTLEEGPVGIGRAADNVVTLKDFSVSRHHARLELRDRKWWIVDLGSTNGVKVNGTYVQEAALAHGDTIHIGNFQLTFREKTEDVSTTGTFLRPLAQFRKDFPLEERESPAAVAVSSRERVLQALAQVARTLLEVEELEPVLDKVMEAVFQQLPAERAYILLFNPQGEPQLRQARSRKGTSLQEAPISQTILDLVVKQKVAVLTSDAQADERFSAGMSVRLHSIRSAMCAPLWHRDNVIGVLFVDTPLATGCFTSEHLDLLTALANYAAVAIERAQLNDFIREERRIRERLERYHSPAVVEAIVKERLTGAERHETREVTVLFADIVGFTSRCAHMEPPAVAAFLNEFFSLASDAVFAFGGTLDKFIGDAVMAFFGAPLPQHDHAERAVRAALAIQKAVEEWNQTRKEKGLDEVQVRVALNSGPVVVGEIGSSTRVDYTVLGNTVNVAARLEEQVAEAGQVVVGPATYKALKDIFPFAHLGDFKIRGLTKPVAAYLLERERCS
- a CDS encoding non-canonical purine NTP pyrophosphatase, whose amino-acid sequence is MNLVFVTSSSEKHREAQAILGLPLERVGLDLPEWQGLDVEVLAKAKAKEAFSRLQRPVLVEDTSLELAALGGFPGPLVKWLLAAAGAQALPKILAAFPDKTAFAKTAAVVFDGQKLISALGLVRGTIVSEPRGSNGFGWDVVFAPDGACGKTYAELSLEEKNRISHRAQALRALRQALQDQGWTGA
- the coaE gene encoding dephospho-CoA kinase (Dephospho-CoA kinase (CoaE) performs the final step in coenzyme A biosynthesis.), giving the protein MLRVGLTGGLGAGKSTLARFLAQKGAAVRDADAVVEELYLPQGTAVLPLVRAFGERILTAQGGVDREKLKKLVAADPSALLMLNRIVHPLVRAEMARWLEELEHRPQGPLVAVVEAALLVETGSFRSYHRLVVVTAPLSVRRERAAASGLSLEAVRRLMEAQADDETKRKVAHYIVDNSGTLAELEAKAEALWQHLLADAQAVAEGRPLSTGPALVL
- the folD gene encoding bifunctional methylenetetrahydrofolate dehydrogenase/methenyltetrahydrofolate cyclohydrolase FolD → MQVMAGKPVAELIRQRLRREIEELQERGIVPSLHAILVGNDPASGVYVRAKAKACQELGLSAETHHLPADTAPEVLSELIAALNRNPQVDGILLQLPLPPHLPTARFLSEIAPEKDVDGFHPENVGLLWQGRPRFVPCTPAGIMELLRFYGVELSGKRAVVVGRSDIVGKPMAALLLAANATVTIAHSKTADLPAVCREAEVLVVAAGKPALVGAAHVRPGAVVVDVGVNRVEDRAMVARLFPGDQDRQGELSKKGYTLVGDVAYSEVVEKASAITPVPGGVGPLTIAQLLANTLRAARLRRG
- a CDS encoding ubiquinone/menaquinone biosynthesis methyltransferase; amino-acid sequence: MRPGPDPQAVKAMFSRVAARYDLLNRLLSLGQDQRWRKHLRRAAAQAPPGPVLDLACGTGDVALGFAARKAVGADFCLDMLVLARKKQAPNAHPLWVAADVQALPFRSEVFSAVTVAFGWRNFPDPGAAFFAVHRVLKAQGLLAILEFHPVEGRVFRGLHSTWQCLVIQPVGSWLSGDGEAYRYLPASSRSFLTADELAGLAQKAGFSLVARRYLGLRVACLSVFQKGG
- a CDS encoding LTA synthase family protein — its product is MPVGMLWAGGCLLSLALILLPARWWPRAATVLAFLAVVLAFADTLYLRFFGSIVSLLAWQGAGQLGQVWDSVRSLAKPQDLWFAVLGFCSLFPWFWPRWQEQWPFWPRFLRQAALAGVLWVAAWPVLAAVRGVLRETQGAQVFSYTMRMQELGVWGLHLLDAARTWKEAVGEGLAREEKQQIRDFFAQRARTTPAFGPAFGRFSGYNLVLLQVESLQNFVVGLEVNGQEVTPFLNSLRRRGLYFSWVFDQTNQGRSSDGEFIALNSQHPLGEGAVAFRRAGNRFMALPKVLRSRGYSTLSAHAFERGFWNRAVLHPAYGFERSFFRRELGPGEVIGWGLADGVFLERVLPKLKEARQPFFAFLITLGLHHPFDEFPEGRKSLKLPDLGDPALANYLQAMRYVDGALAAFFEGLARAGLADRTVVALYGDHEAGFPLQAPLANLLRIQWSPQQLMALRRVPFFIVTPDASLTGEVDEVGGQVDIAPTLLHLLGVPRPSWFVGRALIPGRQGFAALPDGSGADNQLLWVEPFQACAERLSLQGREKSACQPLREAVAAELAASRAVVEHDLLPDIAGP
- a CDS encoding DUF2231 domain-containing protein; translation: MTWLPDPLHPAVVHFVVALSFLALFFELLTLHPKVRQLSPVVPILLVLAALAAVAAVLSGEAAHDEAVIPQAAKALVEQHEELGEKVMVGLIVLAVVRLVLWRMERLATWVRAVWLLLLLAAAAAVGYNGMLGGELVFQHGVGTQLTLKGTPAPAEGEHLEDQ
- a CDS encoding CvpA family protein, encoding MDVLILVVAAGCAVLGGFWGVVRMVSTAGALVGGVLAGRVAGPPLATWAFGPTASLAPKLLASLVAGGLAFFLLLLAGAGVRKLLERVHLSLLDRLLGAALAAALALFLSAVLLALASAGGFPARGRVSETLSSLGGAFLAAYSPPASSTKPNSKPAKPTSSGQHPEGP
- a CDS encoding YifB family Mg chelatase-like AAA ATPase is translated as MVVKVCSAVPRGVEALPVRVEVEAHHGLPGLVVVGLPDAAVRESRERVVSAIRQLGATLESKSLVVNLSPAEERKEGTLLDLAIAVGVLASTGFVPSKGMGNLWLLGELSLDGQLRPVRGVLPIVEAATKHQAKVILPAENLPEAAVVKGAEVLGVSHLKEVVALIRGDGAGSWTKPEQASWWQPEQSRELDLADVAGQSHAKRALEVAAAGGHHLFFIGPPGSGKTMLAQRLPGILPPLSEEEALETTKVYSVAPLAPRPQGLLSVRPFRSPHHTISAAGLVGGGPYPRPGEVSLAHNGVLFLDELTEFRRDVLEVLRQPLESGCVVIARAAGSLRFPARFQLVAAANPCPCGFLGDPKRLCRCSPQAIARYRSRLSGPLLDRIDLHLTVHPVRFSELFTQGRGESSRAVRERVVAAREAQKRRLAGTGRTTNAQLTPEEVKRFCSPDGQGQKLLEAAMERLGLSARAIHRVLKVARTIADLDGSESVKAVHVAEALAYREQAMPA